The following are encoded together in the Serratia odorifera genome:
- the dusC gene encoding tRNA dihydrouridine(16) synthase DusC, producing the protein MRVLLAPMEGVLDSLVRELLSEVNDYDLCITEFLRVVDQLLPVKSFYRLCPELHHASRTPSGTLVRIQLLGQYPEWLAENAARAVELGSYGVDLNCGCPSKTVNGSGGGATLLKDPELIYQGAKAMRAAVPAELPVTVKVRLGWDSPQHSLEIADAVQQAGASELAVHGRTKEDGYKAERINWAAIGEIRQRLTIPVIANGEIWDYASAQQCMQITGCDVVMLGRGALNIPNLSRVVKYNEPRLPWPQVVQLLKKYVRLEKQGDTGLYHVARIKQWLGYLRKEYAEASDLFAEVRALATSADIARVISAQK; encoded by the coding sequence ATGCGCGTTTTATTGGCGCCGATGGAAGGCGTTCTCGACTCCCTGGTCCGCGAATTGCTCAGCGAAGTGAACGATTACGATCTGTGCATCACCGAATTTCTACGCGTGGTCGATCAACTGCTGCCGGTGAAATCGTTTTATCGCCTGTGCCCCGAACTGCACCATGCCAGTCGCACACCGTCCGGTACGCTGGTGCGTATCCAACTGTTGGGTCAGTACCCCGAATGGCTGGCGGAAAACGCCGCCCGCGCGGTAGAACTCGGCTCCTACGGCGTGGATCTCAACTGCGGCTGTCCGTCGAAAACGGTCAACGGCAGCGGTGGCGGCGCGACGCTGCTCAAAGATCCCGAACTTATCTACCAGGGCGCCAAAGCCATGCGCGCAGCGGTGCCGGCGGAGCTGCCGGTAACCGTCAAGGTGCGGCTGGGGTGGGATTCGCCCCAGCACAGCCTTGAAATCGCCGACGCGGTGCAACAGGCCGGTGCAAGCGAGCTGGCGGTACATGGCCGTACCAAGGAGGACGGCTATAAGGCCGAGCGCATCAACTGGGCGGCGATTGGCGAGATTCGCCAACGGTTGACGATCCCGGTGATTGCCAACGGCGAAATCTGGGATTACGCCAGTGCACAGCAATGTATGCAGATCACCGGCTGCGACGTGGTGATGCTCGGACGCGGTGCGCTTAACATTCCCAATTTGAGCCGGGTGGTGAAATACAACGAACCACGGCTACCGTGGCCGCAGGTGGTGCAGTTGCTGAAAAAATACGTACGGTTGGAAAAGCAGGGCGATACCGGCCTGTATCACGTGGCGCGCATCAAGCAGTGGTTGGGCTATTTACGTAAGGAATACGCCGAGGCCAGCGATCTGTTTGCC
- the rhlE gene encoding ATP-dependent RNA helicase RhlE, whose product MSFETLGLSAEILRAVEEQGYREPTPIQRQAIPVVLEGRDLMASAQTGTGKTAGFTLPVLQLLSKHDHAVKGRRPVRALILTPTRELAAQIGENVQAYSKHLRLRSLVVFGGVSINPQMMKLRGGVDILVATPGRLLDLEHQNAVDLSKIEILVLDEADRMLDMGFIHDIRRVLSKLPPKRQNLLFSATFSDEIKGLASKLLHNPASVEVARRNTASEQIEQSVHFVDKKRKRELLSQMIGEGDWRQVLVFNRTKHGANHLAEQLNKDGITAAAIHGNKSQGARTRALADFKDGKIRVLVATDIAARGLDIDQLPHVVNYELPNVPEDYVHRIGRTGRAERTGEAISLVCVDEHKLLRDIERLLKREIPRIALPGYEPDPTIKAEPIINGRQGGGRGAPRGNGGGQRNGNGGGQRENRGNGNARPQGDGQRRGAPPARRPRRSKPAE is encoded by the coding sequence ATGTCATTTGAAACCCTCGGCTTAAGTGCTGAAATCCTGCGCGCTGTTGAAGAACAGGGCTATCGCGAACCTACGCCAATCCAGCGTCAGGCGATCCCTGTGGTGCTTGAAGGCCGTGATTTGATGGCCAGCGCCCAGACCGGTACCGGCAAAACCGCTGGTTTTACCCTGCCGGTATTGCAACTGCTGAGCAAGCATGACCATGCGGTCAAAGGCCGTCGTCCGGTGCGTGCGTTGATCCTGACGCCAACCCGCGAACTGGCGGCGCAAATCGGCGAAAACGTGCAAGCCTACAGCAAACACCTGCGTCTGCGTTCGCTGGTGGTGTTTGGCGGCGTCAGCATCAACCCGCAGATGATGAAACTGCGTGGCGGCGTGGACATTCTGGTGGCAACGCCGGGCCGTCTGCTGGATCTGGAACATCAGAACGCCGTTGACCTGTCCAAAATCGAAATTCTGGTGCTCGACGAAGCCGACCGCATGCTGGATATGGGCTTTATCCATGATATCCGTCGCGTGCTGTCCAAGCTGCCGCCGAAGCGCCAAAACCTGCTGTTCTCCGCCACCTTCTCTGACGAAATCAAAGGGCTGGCCAGCAAGCTGCTGCACAACCCGGCGTCGGTGGAAGTTGCACGTCGCAACACCGCCTCCGAACAGATCGAACAAAGCGTGCATTTCGTTGACAAGAAGCGTAAGCGGGAACTGTTGTCGCAGATGATCGGCGAAGGCGACTGGCGTCAGGTGCTGGTATTTAACCGCACCAAGCACGGTGCCAACCACCTGGCTGAACAGCTGAACAAGGACGGCATCACCGCCGCCGCGATCCACGGCAATAAAAGCCAGGGTGCGCGTACGCGTGCATTGGCCGACTTCAAGGACGGCAAAATTCGCGTGTTGGTCGCCACTGATATCGCCGCACGCGGTCTGGATATCGACCAGCTGCCGCACGTGGTGAACTACGAGCTGCCGAACGTGCCGGAAGATTACGTGCACCGCATCGGTCGTACCGGGCGTGCCGAGCGTACCGGTGAAGCGATCTCACTGGTGTGCGTCGACGAACATAAACTGCTGCGCGACATCGAACGCCTGCTCAAGCGTGAAATTCCACGTATTGCCCTGCCGGGTTATGAACCGGATCCGACCATCAAGGCGGAGCCGATCATCAACGGTCGTCAAGGCGGCGGGCGCGGTGCGCCACGCGGCAACGGCGGCGGCCAGCGCAATGGCAACGGCGGCGGTCAGCGTGAAAACCGTGGCAATGGCAACGCGCGGCCACAGGGCGATGGCCAACGTCGTGGTGCGCCACCGGCGCGTCGCCCACGTCGCAGTAAACCGGCTGAGTAA
- the cecR gene encoding transcriptional regulator CecR, producing MPLAESTPPNNRPRGEQAREQLISAAIDVFGEFGIQGATTRVIAQRAGQNIAAITYYFSSKEGLYLAVAQWIADFIQQAFRPLADEIDRFWLLPATERLPEHYLYHLKRGLLAFSELMTQPHTLNLSKIMSREQLSPSDAYPLIHQQVIAPLHDKLCRLLAAYSGIDAQSTKIVLHTHALLGEVLSFRVARETIRRQAGWQHIGPNEAAQIAEVLAEHIDLLVNGLRHRYGA from the coding sequence ATGCCTCTTGCTGAAAGTACGCCCCCGAACAACCGCCCACGCGGCGAACAGGCGCGCGAACAGTTGATTAGCGCTGCCATCGACGTGTTTGGCGAATTCGGCATTCAGGGTGCCACTACCCGCGTTATCGCCCAGCGAGCCGGCCAGAATATCGCCGCCATTACCTACTATTTCAGCTCCAAAGAAGGACTTTATCTGGCGGTCGCACAATGGATTGCCGATTTTATCCAACAGGCTTTCCGACCGCTGGCCGACGAAATCGACCGTTTCTGGCTGCTGCCAGCAACGGAACGCTTGCCGGAACACTATCTCTACCACCTCAAGCGCGGACTGCTGGCCTTCAGTGAACTGATGACCCAGCCGCATACGCTCAATCTCAGCAAAATCATGTCGCGCGAACAGCTCTCCCCCTCAGACGCCTATCCGCTGATCCATCAGCAGGTCATCGCGCCGCTGCATGACAAACTGTGCCGACTGCTGGCGGCCTACAGCGGTATCGACGCGCAATCCACCAAAATCGTGCTGCATACCCATGCGCTGCTCGGAGAGGTGCTGTCGTTTCGCGTGGCGCGCGAGACCATCCGCCGTCAGGCCGGCTGGCAGCATATTGGCCCGAATGAAGCGGCGCAAATCGCTGAGGTACTGGCTGAACATATCGATCTTCTGGTTAATGGCTTACGCCACCGTTATGGCGCATAA
- the hlyD gene encoding secretion protein HlyD, whose translation MNNKRVILMLAIVALLAAAAAGWWYYQQQQHKPLTLYGNVDIRTVNLGFRVSGRLSSLTVDEGDTVQPGQLLGKLDDGPYRNALQQAKANVGSAQARLALLLAGYRAEEIAQVRSEMAQKLSAFNYADSFLKRQQGLWAKSATSADALEDARTARNQAQANLQAAKDKLAQYLSGNRPQEIEQAKAEVAQAQASLAQAQLDVQDTGLLSPSAGTVLTRAVEPGTMLSASSTVFTLSLTTPVWVRAYVSEASLGQAAPGTELEIYTDGRPGKPYHGKIGFVSPTAEFTPKSVETTDLRTDLVYRLRVIVTDADDGLRQGMPVTLRFANGQQP comes from the coding sequence ATGAACAACAAAAGAGTCATTTTGATGCTGGCGATTGTGGCACTGCTCGCCGCCGCAGCCGCCGGGTGGTGGTATTACCAGCAGCAACAGCACAAGCCCTTGACGCTGTATGGCAATGTGGACATCCGCACCGTCAATCTGGGCTTTCGCGTCAGCGGGCGGTTGTCCTCGCTGACGGTGGATGAAGGCGATACCGTGCAACCCGGTCAACTGCTCGGCAAACTGGATGACGGCCCTTATCGCAATGCATTGCAGCAGGCCAAGGCCAACGTTGGCAGCGCTCAGGCCAGACTGGCGCTGTTGCTGGCCGGCTATCGCGCCGAAGAGATAGCCCAGGTGCGATCCGAAATGGCGCAAAAACTCTCCGCCTTCAACTATGCCGACAGTTTTCTAAAACGCCAGCAGGGATTATGGGCGAAAAGCGCCACGTCCGCCGATGCGCTGGAGGATGCACGCACCGCGCGCAACCAGGCACAGGCCAACTTGCAGGCGGCAAAGGACAAACTGGCGCAATATCTCAGCGGCAATCGGCCGCAGGAAATCGAGCAGGCCAAAGCGGAAGTGGCACAGGCGCAAGCCTCACTGGCTCAGGCGCAGTTGGACGTCCAGGACACCGGCTTGTTGTCACCGTCCGCCGGCACCGTACTGACTCGGGCGGTGGAGCCGGGCACCATGCTCAGCGCCAGCAGTACGGTATTCACCCTGTCGCTGACCACGCCGGTGTGGGTACGCGCCTACGTCAGTGAAGCCAGTCTCGGCCAGGCAGCGCCGGGGACCGAACTGGAAATCTATACCGATGGGCGTCCGGGCAAACCGTATCACGGCAAAATCGGCTTCGTGTCGCCAACCGCCGAATTTACGCCGAAAAGCGTCGAAACCACCGACTTGCGTACCGATCTGGTGTACCGCCTGCGGGTGATCGTCACCGACGCCGACGACGGATTGCGCCAGGGCATGCCGGTCACCCTGCGCTTTGCCAACGGCCAGCAACCCTAG
- a CDS encoding ATP-binding cassette domain-containing protein — protein MVMEQQRAHTIDLEALEKRFPALDKPAVASLTIQLRSGAVTGLVGPDGAGKTTLLRMLAGLLKPSSGTLRVAGLDPIAQDRQLHAILGYMPQKFGLYEDLTVMENLTLYADLRGVIGEQRRTTFERLLAFTDLTRFTDRLAGKLSGGMKQKLGLACTLVGEPQVLLLDEPGVGVDPISRRELWRMVHELANDGMLILWSTSYLDEAEQCREVLLLNEGELLFSGAPKELTQRMAGRTVLIAVPAGSHRALLQRAICLPTVTDGVIQGKYLRLILKPHVDHRQVLDDLAVADAQLMEAEPRFEDAFIDLLGGGPNSRSALADIMPSVEGNSTETVIEAQSLTKRFGDFAATDHVDFKVQRGEIFGLLGPNGAGKSTTFKMMCGLLVPSDGKALVLGMDLKTGSGKARQHLGYMAQKFSLYGNLTVAQNLKFFSGVYGLSGRRQREKINEMSSAFNFAPILNQTPDALPLGFKQRLALACALMHEPDILFLDEPTSGVDPLTRREFWLHINGMVDKGVTVMVTTHFMDEAEYCDRIGLVYRGKIIAAGTPDDLKQRIASDHNPNPSMEQAFIELVQGYDREEQP, from the coding sequence ATGGTGATGGAACAACAACGGGCACATACCATCGATCTGGAGGCGTTGGAAAAACGCTTCCCTGCGCTGGATAAACCGGCGGTAGCCAGCCTGACCATCCAGTTGCGCAGCGGCGCGGTGACCGGGCTGGTGGGGCCGGATGGCGCGGGTAAAACCACCCTGCTGCGCATGCTGGCCGGTCTGTTGAAGCCCAGCAGCGGCACGCTGCGCGTCGCCGGGCTGGATCCGATCGCCCAGGATCGTCAATTGCACGCCATTCTTGGCTATATGCCGCAGAAATTCGGCCTGTATGAAGATCTGACGGTGATGGAAAACCTGACGCTGTATGCCGATCTGCGCGGCGTTATCGGCGAACAGCGCCGCACCACCTTCGAACGCCTGCTGGCGTTTACCGATCTGACGCGTTTTACCGATCGCCTGGCCGGCAAGCTGTCTGGCGGCATGAAGCAAAAGCTGGGGTTGGCCTGTACCCTGGTTGGCGAACCGCAGGTGCTGCTGCTGGATGAGCCAGGGGTCGGCGTCGATCCGATTTCGCGCCGCGAACTGTGGCGCATGGTGCACGAGCTGGCTAACGACGGCATGCTGATCCTGTGGAGCACCTCCTACCTCGACGAAGCCGAGCAGTGTCGCGAAGTTTTGCTATTGAACGAAGGCGAACTGCTGTTCAGCGGCGCTCCCAAAGAGCTGACCCAGCGCATGGCCGGGCGAACGGTACTGATCGCCGTACCGGCCGGCAGCCATCGCGCGCTGCTGCAACGGGCGATCTGCCTGCCGACGGTCACCGACGGCGTCATCCAGGGCAAGTACCTGCGGTTGATCCTGAAACCGCATGTCGATCATCGTCAGGTGCTTGACGATCTGGCGGTTGCCGATGCGCAACTGATGGAAGCGGAACCGCGCTTTGAAGATGCGTTTATCGATTTGCTCGGCGGTGGGCCAAACAGTCGTTCGGCGCTGGCGGATATCATGCCCAGCGTCGAGGGCAACAGTACGGAGACGGTGATCGAAGCGCAGAGCCTGACCAAAAGGTTCGGCGACTTCGCCGCCACCGACCATGTGGATTTCAAGGTGCAGCGCGGTGAAATCTTCGGCCTGCTGGGGCCGAACGGTGCCGGCAAGTCCACCACCTTTAAAATGATGTGCGGCCTGCTGGTGCCCAGCGACGGCAAGGCGCTGGTACTGGGGATGGATCTTAAAACCGGTTCCGGCAAGGCGCGTCAACATCTGGGCTATATGGCGCAGAAATTCTCGCTGTATGGCAACCTGACGGTGGCGCAGAACCTTAAATTCTTTTCTGGCGTCTATGGGTTGAGCGGCAGGCGACAGCGCGAGAAAATCAACGAAATGTCCAGCGCCTTCAATTTCGCGCCCATCCTCAACCAGACGCCGGATGCGCTGCCGCTCGGTTTCAAGCAGCGTTTGGCGTTGGCCTGTGCGCTGATGCACGAACCGGACATTCTGTTTCTCGATGAGCCGACCTCCGGAGTCGATCCGCTGACCCGGCGCGAGTTCTGGCTGCATATCAACGGCATGGTCGATAAAGGCGTGACGGTGATGGTCACCACCCACTTTATGGACGAAGCGGAATACTGCGATCGCATCGGGCTGGTGTATCGCGGAAAAATCATCGCCGCCGGCACGCCGGACGATCTCAAACAACGCATCGCCAGCGACCACAATCCGAATCCGTCAATGGAGCAGGCGTTTATCGAACTGGTGCAGGGTTACGATCGGGAGGAACAGCCGTGA
- a CDS encoding ABC transporter permease, protein MNDKVANNRNSLPTGDSRFSWRRLRALCLKETRQMLRDPSSWLIAFLIPLMLLFIFGYGINLDSSKLRLGILLEQQSEDARDLANAFAGSPYIDPTFSDNRQALIEKMQAGTIRGLVVIPVDFAQRMARPFDQAPIQIVTDGSEPNTANFVQGYTQGVWQVWQQQRATDAGREDRPLIEVQMRYWFNPAAISQHFIIPGAITIIMTVIGAILTSLVIAREWERGTMEALLSTQVTRSELLLSKLVPYYFLGMIAMALCMVVSVFIFGVPYRGSLLLLWVISSLFLIGTLGMGLLISTVTRNQFNAAMVALNAAFLPSIMLSGFIFQIDSMPAVVRAVTYIIPARYFVSTLKTLFLAGNIGSMLLINLLFLVASAVVFIGLTAWKTQRRLD, encoded by the coding sequence GTGAACGACAAGGTGGCCAATAACCGCAATTCGTTGCCGACGGGCGACAGCCGATTCTCCTGGCGACGGCTGCGCGCACTGTGCCTCAAGGAAACGCGACAGATGCTGCGCGATCCCAGCAGCTGGCTGATCGCGTTTTTAATCCCGCTGATGCTGCTGTTCATCTTTGGTTATGGCATCAATCTGGATTCCAGCAAGCTGCGCCTCGGTATTCTACTTGAGCAGCAAAGTGAAGACGCGCGCGATCTGGCCAATGCCTTTGCCGGATCGCCGTATATCGATCCCACCTTCAGTGATAATCGTCAGGCGCTGATCGAAAAAATGCAGGCCGGCACCATCCGCGGTCTGGTGGTGATCCCGGTGGATTTCGCCCAGCGCATGGCGCGGCCGTTCGATCAGGCGCCGATCCAGATCGTCACCGACGGCAGCGAGCCCAACACCGCCAATTTTGTGCAGGGCTACACCCAGGGGGTATGGCAAGTGTGGCAGCAACAGCGCGCCACCGACGCCGGGCGTGAGGATCGGCCGCTGATCGAGGTGCAGATGCGCTATTGGTTCAACCCGGCGGCCATCAGTCAGCACTTTATCATTCCCGGCGCCATCACCATCATCATGACGGTAATCGGCGCGATCCTCACCTCGCTGGTGATCGCCCGCGAATGGGAACGCGGTACCATGGAGGCGCTGCTGTCAACGCAGGTGACGCGCAGCGAGCTGTTGCTGTCCAAACTGGTGCCCTATTATTTCCTCGGCATGATCGCCATGGCGTTGTGCATGGTGGTATCGGTGTTTATCTTTGGCGTGCCGTACCGCGGTTCGCTACTGCTGCTGTGGGTCATTAGCAGCCTGTTCCTGATCGGTACGCTGGGCATGGGACTGTTGATTTCCACCGTTACCCGCAACCAGTTTAATGCGGCAATGGTGGCGCTGAACGCCGCCTTCCTGCCTTCGATTATGCTTTCCGGTTTTATTTTTCAGATCGACAGCATGCCGGCAGTGGTGCGCGCCGTTACCTATATCATCCCGGCACGCTACTTTGTCAGCACGCTGAAAACGCTGTTTCTGGCGGGCAATATCGGCTCGATGCTGCTGATCAACCTGCTGTTCCTGGTTGCTTCAGCGGTGGTGTTTATCGGTCTGACCGCCTGGAAGACCCAGCGACGACTGGATTAA
- a CDS encoding ABC transporter permease gives MFHRLWTLIIKEMQSLLRDPQTRAILVLPVILQVLLFPFAATLEVTNATIAVYSEDSGHASVELTQRFAKAKAFPHVLLLRSPQQIRDTIDNQRALLLIRFPAQFSRDIANGNPAPLQLILDGRNSNSAQIAANYVQQIVQDYQNELIGQRQKPNNSELVVRNWYNPNLDYKWFVVPSLIAMITTIGVMIVTSLSVAREREQGTLEQLLVSPLNTWQIFIGKAVPALMVATFQASIVLLIGIFLYQIPFAGSLLLFYATMLIYGLSLVGFGLLISSLCATQQQAFIGVFVFMMPAILLSGYVSPVENMPVWLQNLTWANPIRHFTDITKQIYLKDASFAIIWHSLWPLLAITVTTGSAAYAMFRRKIA, from the coding sequence ATGTTCCATCGGCTTTGGACATTGATTATCAAGGAAATGCAGTCGCTGCTGCGCGATCCGCAGACCCGCGCCATTCTGGTACTGCCGGTCATTTTGCAGGTGCTGCTGTTCCCGTTCGCCGCTACGCTGGAAGTGACCAATGCCACCATTGCAGTGTACAGCGAGGACAGCGGACACGCGTCGGTCGAGCTGACCCAACGCTTCGCCAAAGCGAAAGCCTTCCCGCATGTGCTGCTGTTGCGCAGTCCGCAGCAGATCCGCGATACCATCGATAATCAGCGGGCGCTGTTGCTGATCCGCTTTCCGGCGCAGTTTTCACGCGATATTGCCAACGGCAACCCGGCACCGCTGCAGCTGATCCTCGATGGCCGCAACTCCAACAGCGCGCAGATTGCCGCCAACTACGTTCAGCAGATCGTGCAGGATTATCAAAATGAACTGATTGGTCAACGGCAGAAACCCAATAACAGCGAGCTGGTGGTACGCAACTGGTATAACCCGAATCTCGATTATAAATGGTTTGTCGTGCCGTCGCTGATTGCCATGATCACCACCATTGGCGTGATGATCGTCACCTCGCTGTCGGTGGCGCGCGAACGGGAACAGGGCACGCTGGAGCAGCTACTGGTTTCCCCGCTCAATACCTGGCAGATATTTATCGGCAAAGCGGTGCCGGCACTGATGGTCGCCACCTTTCAGGCCTCGATCGTACTGCTGATTGGCATCTTTCTCTATCAGATCCCGTTTGCCGGCTCACTGCTGCTGTTCTATGCCACCATGCTGATCTACGGGCTGTCGCTGGTGGGCTTCGGGCTGCTGATTTCATCGCTGTGCGCGACCCAGCAGCAGGCGTTTATCGGCGTGTTCGTGTTTATGATGCCGGCCATTCTGCTTTCCGGCTACGTTTCGCCGGTGGAAAACATGCCGGTGTGGTTGCAGAACCTGACCTGGGCCAATCCGATTCGCCACTTTACCGACATCACCAAACAGATCTACCTGAAAGACGCCAGTTTTGCCATTATCTGGCACAGTCTATGGCCGCTGCTGGCGATCACCGTGACCACCGGCAGCGCCGCCTATGCCATGTTCCGCCGCAAGATTGCCTGA
- a CDS encoding DUF2628 domain-containing protein produces MMNFFAFFFGIIYFCILGLWKKGLVLFVGMCVVNVIIGMVEYSTGNDLDGLVRGVNIAYAVMCAMTANYAYYLKETKGIQGWNPFEGFSKSSAANIAQR; encoded by the coding sequence ATGATGAATTTTTTCGCCTTTTTCTTCGGCATTATCTATTTCTGCATTCTCGGATTGTGGAAGAAAGGGCTGGTGCTGTTCGTCGGCATGTGCGTAGTTAACGTGATCATCGGCATGGTGGAATATTCGACCGGCAACGATCTGGACGGGCTGGTACGCGGGGTGAATATCGCCTATGCGGTGATGTGCGCAATGACCGCCAATTACGCCTACTACCTGAAGGAAACGAAGGGTATCCAGGGTTGGAACCCGTTTGAAGGCTTTAGCAAAAGCTCAGCGGCCAACATCGCGCAACGCTAA
- a CDS encoding Bax inhibitor-1/YccA family protein, with product MDRYPRSNGSIVERAGSGIQTYMAQVYGWMTCGLLLTAFVSWYAANTPAILNFIFSSQITFFGLIIAQLALVFVISGMVNRLSGAVATSLFMLYSALTGLTLSSIFIVYTYSSIASTFVVTAGMFGAMSLYGYTTKRDLSGFGNMLFMALIGIVLASLVNFWLKSTALMWAITYIGVVVFVGLTAYDTQKLKAMGEQLNPDDKDGFRKYAIVGALTLYLDFINLFLMLLRIFGNRR from the coding sequence ATGGACCGATATCCACGTTCCAATGGTTCGATCGTCGAACGTGCCGGCAGCGGCATTCAAACCTATATGGCGCAGGTGTATGGCTGGATGACCTGTGGCCTGCTGTTAACGGCCTTTGTTTCCTGGTACGCGGCGAACACGCCGGCGATACTCAACTTCATCTTTTCCAGCCAGATCACCTTCTTTGGCCTGATCATCGCGCAGTTGGCGCTGGTGTTCGTTATTTCCGGCATGGTGAACCGCCTGAGTGGCGCGGTGGCCACCTCGCTCTTCATGCTGTATTCGGCGCTGACCGGCTTGACGTTATCCAGCATCTTTATCGTTTATACCTACAGTTCGATTGCCAGCACCTTCGTGGTTACCGCCGGCATGTTTGGCGCCATGAGCCTGTATGGCTACACCACCAAGCGCGATCTTAGCGGCTTCGGCAATATGCTGTTTATGGCGCTGATCGGCATCGTGCTGGCCTCGCTGGTCAACTTCTGGCTGAAGAGTACCGCATTGATGTGGGCGATCACCTATATCGGCGTGGTGGTGTTCGTTGGCCTGACGGCCTATGACACCCAGAAACTGAAAGCGATGGGCGAGCAGCTCAACCCGGATGACAAGGACGGTTTTCGCAAATACGCCATCGTTGGCGCGCTGACGCTGTACCTGGATTTCATCAACCTGTTCCTGATGCTGTTGCGCATTTTCGGCAACCGCCGCTAA
- a CDS encoding molybdenum cofactor biosynthesis protein MoaE, translated as MKIVFVGVTSAHRSMAFDAAEFIMDYLKNPRPRSGSVKPPDRGERWVDARDSDRQAAKRW; from the coding sequence ATGAAAATCGTGTTCGTTGGTGTCACCAGCGCACATCGCAGCATGGCGTTCGACGCCGCCGAATTTATCATGGACTATCTGAAGAACCCGCGGCCCCGTTCTGGAAGCGTGAAGCCACCGGACAGGGGTGAACGCTGGGTTGACGCGCGTGACAGCGATCGGCAGGCGGCAAAACGCTGGTAG
- the moaD gene encoding molybdopterin synthase sulfur carrier subunit, which produces MIDILFFAQVRELIGTESLSLPAEFANVEALRQALCQRGDRWALALESGKLLMAVNQSLVGAEHPLNAGDEVAFFPPVTGG; this is translated from the coding sequence ATGATTGATATTCTGTTTTTCGCCCAGGTACGTGAACTGATTGGCACTGAAAGCCTGAGCCTGCCGGCGGAGTTTGCCAACGTCGAAGCACTGCGTCAGGCGCTGTGCCAGCGCGGCGATCGCTGGGCGCTGGCGCTGGAGTCAGGCAAGTTGTTGATGGCGGTAAATCAGTCGCTGGTGGGCGCGGAGCACCCGCTGAACGCCGGTGATGAAGTCGCTTTCTTTCCGCCGGTAACCGGAGGATGA
- the moaA gene encoding GTP 3',8-cyclase MoaA, whose translation MVPQLTDAFERKFYYLRLSITDVCNFRCTYCLPDGYKPTASPKAFLSLDEIRRVSRAFAELGTEKVRLTGGEPSLRRDFTDIIAAVRENPAIRQLAVTTNGYRMARDVAQWRDAGLTAINVSVDSLDARQFHAITGQDKFHQVMAGIDAAFTAGFSKVKVNAVLMRDVNHHQLDTFLNWIRQRPIQLRFIELMETGEGGDLFRKHHVSGEVLRQQLERQGWQRQPRGRSDGPAQVFSHPDYLGEVGLIMPYEKDFCASCNRLRVSAIGNLHLCLFGEQGIPLRDLLADDRQLQVLKQRIQSGLLSKKQTHFLHQGNSGITQNLSFIGG comes from the coding sequence ATGGTGCCGCAACTTACCGATGCTTTTGAGCGCAAGTTCTATTACCTGCGCCTGTCGATCACCGACGTGTGCAACTTCCGTTGTACCTACTGTCTGCCGGATGGCTACAAACCGACCGCCAGCCCCAAGGCCTTTCTGTCGCTGGATGAAATTCGGCGCGTCAGCCGGGCGTTTGCCGAACTCGGCACCGAAAAGGTGCGGCTGACCGGCGGCGAGCCGTCGTTGCGCCGCGACTTTACCGACATCATTGCCGCCGTGCGTGAAAACCCGGCGATCCGCCAATTGGCGGTGACCACCAACGGCTATCGCATGGCGCGCGACGTTGCGCAGTGGCGTGACGCCGGCTTGACCGCCATCAACGTCAGCGTCGACAGTCTCGATGCGCGCCAGTTTCATGCCATTACCGGTCAGGACAAGTTCCACCAGGTGATGGCGGGAATCGATGCCGCTTTTACTGCCGGCTTCAGCAAGGTGAAAGTCAATGCGGTGCTGATGCGCGACGTCAACCATCACCAGCTTGACACCTTCCTCAACTGGATCCGCCAACGCCCGATTCAACTGCGTTTCATCGAACTGATGGAAACCGGCGAAGGCGGCGATTTGTTCCGCAAACACCACGTTTCGGGAGAAGTGCTGCGCCAGCAACTGGAACGGCAAGGCTGGCAGCGGCAACCGCGTGGCCGCAGCGATGGCCCGGCGCAGGTGTTCAGCCATCCGGATTACCTGGGCGAAGTCGGGCTTATCATGCCATACGAAAAAGACTTCTGCGCCAGCTGCAACCGGCTGCGGGTTTCCGCCATCGGTAATCTGCATTTGTGCCTGTTTGGTGAACAGGGGATCCCGCTGCGCGACCTGCTGGCTGACGATCGACAGTTGCAGGTGCTGAAACAACGTATTCAGAGCGGCTTGCTGAGCAAGAAACAGACCCATTTTCTGCATCAGGGCAACAGCGGCATTACCCAGAACCTTTCTTTCATTGGCGGCTGA